One Candidatus Krumholzibacteriia bacterium genomic window, TGTACTGCGCGGCAACCTTGACGAACTCACCCGCGGCGCGCAGGTGCAGGCCGATCTTGTTGCCCACCTGTTTCGTGAACTCCACCATACGTTCAACGCCTACTTCAGCACCAGGGCGACCGCCCATGACAGCGGGAAGAGGACAATCGCTATCCACGGCGCCGGCACTCGGCGCGAGGCGAGCAACACCACGGCGGCCACCAGCATCCCCCCCAGGGCCACGGGCATACCCTCCGCCCGCGCGCGCGCTATCAGCACCGCCACCAGAGCCCCGCCGGCGAACGCGGCCGCGCCTCTCGCACTGCCGATGAGGCGCGCAACACCGTGCCCCGAGAAGGTCTCCACCACCCCCCAACCCCGGGAATACCCGAATGACACTCCCCAGTACCGGGTCGCGATAACCACGGCATTGTACAGCAGCAGAACCGCCAGTAACCCCGGAAAAAAACTGTATATAGCAGACAGGCAGGCCAAAGTCAACGCAAGGGGCTTGAGGGCGCCCACGAACAGCATATCGCCCACCACCGCCAGCGCACTCCCGGCGGCCTGCTTGAAGCGGGACACCGACGCGGGAGCCCCCGCGTCGCCGTCCTCCTCGATGCGCAGCACCCCACCCACCACCAGCGGCGCCGTGTTGGGGTTGGTG contains:
- a CDS encoding PTS system mannose/fructose/sorbose family transporter subunit IID, which codes for MSGRLGRGDLARVFARLLFIQATLHRRGMQNLGVLFALDAAAERLSPRGNGLLDRHTEYFNTNPNTAPLVVGGVLRIEEDGDAGAPASVSRFKQAAGSALAVVGDMLFVGALKPLALTLACLSAIYSFFPGLLAVLLLYNAVVIATRYWGVSFGYSRGWGVVETFSGHGVARLIGSARGAAAFAGGALVAVLIARARAEGMPVALGGMLVAAVVLLASRRVPAPWIAIVLFPLSWAVALVLK